One window of Dendropsophus ebraccatus isolate aDenEbr1 chromosome 13, aDenEbr1.pat, whole genome shotgun sequence genomic DNA carries:
- the LOC138771452 gene encoding uncharacterized protein isoform X3, with product MTTDPVADVIWESLLSLLSHKQGRACTMIQRIQKPTLHVDAFLYNDEIIDSLCEEGKLSRNYCMSCGSTKTAPLDFLSHSFSIPELKFLFHHALPDLNGKTLLDVGSRLGAVLYAGYVYSSASKLEGVEINAEFCDLQEEVIKKYRFFDRLQVHHSDICSQKTLLHQADVVVLNNVFEYFLNKEEQMKAWIFMYENLRNKGCLVVTVPSLKESFCKLQINIQLSQWVEEIELDTDLFVGPDTDQEALSDIHLYRVL from the exons ATGACTACTGATCCAGTTGCTGATGTGATCTGGGAATCTCTCTTATCTCTCTTATCCCATAAGCAGGGACGAGCCTGCACCATG ATTCAAAGGATCCAGAAGCCGACCCTTCATGTAGATGCTTTTCTGTATAATGATGAAATAATTGACTCATTATGTGAAGAAGGAAAGTTGAGCCGTAATTATTGTATGTCATGTGGTTCTACAAAAACTGCTCCCCTAG ACTTTCTTTCACATTCTTTCTCCATTCCGGAGCTAAAATTTCTGTTTCATCATGCCTTACCTGATCTGAATGGGAAGACTTTGTTAGATGTGGGCTCAAGACTTGGAGCAGTCTTGTATGCG gGTTATGTTTACAGCTCAGCCAGTAAACTGGAAGGAGTGGAAATCAATGCTGAATTCTGTGATCTGCAGGAGGAGGTCATAAAGAAGTATAGATTTTTTGACAGATTGCAG GTGCACCATTCAGATATTTGCAGTCAAAAGACTCTTCTGCACCAAGCTGATGTGGTTGTGCTAAATAATGTTTTTGAATACTTCCTGAACAAAGAGGAACAAATGAA AGCCTGGATATTTATGTATGAGAACTTAAGGAACAAAGGATGCCTTGTAGTCACCGTACCTAGTTTAAAGGAATCCTTCTGCAAACTCCAG ATAAATATACAACTAAGTCAGTGGGTAGAAGAAATTGAACTGGATACTGATCTCTTCGTAGGACCAGACACTGACCAGGAGGCTCTTAGTGACATTCATTTGTACAGAGTCCTATAG
- the LOC138771452 gene encoding uncharacterized protein isoform X4, protein MVSSEKQAMENIQRIQKPTLHVDAFLYNDEIIDSLCEEGKLSRNYCMSCGSTKTAPLDFLSHSFSIPELKFLFHHALPDLNGKTLLDVGSRLGAVLYAGYVYSSASKLEGVEINAEFCDLQEEVIKKYRFFDRLQVHHSDICSQKTLLHQADVVVLNNVFEYFLNKEEQMKAWIFMYENLRNKGCLVVTVPSLKESFCKLQINIQLSQWVEEIELDTDLFVGPDTDQEALSDIHLYRVL, encoded by the exons ATTCAAAGGATCCAGAAGCCGACCCTTCATGTAGATGCTTTTCTGTATAATGATGAAATAATTGACTCATTATGTGAAGAAGGAAAGTTGAGCCGTAATTATTGTATGTCATGTGGTTCTACAAAAACTGCTCCCCTAG ACTTTCTTTCACATTCTTTCTCCATTCCGGAGCTAAAATTTCTGTTTCATCATGCCTTACCTGATCTGAATGGGAAGACTTTGTTAGATGTGGGCTCAAGACTTGGAGCAGTCTTGTATGCG gGTTATGTTTACAGCTCAGCCAGTAAACTGGAAGGAGTGGAAATCAATGCTGAATTCTGTGATCTGCAGGAGGAGGTCATAAAGAAGTATAGATTTTTTGACAGATTGCAG GTGCACCATTCAGATATTTGCAGTCAAAAGACTCTTCTGCACCAAGCTGATGTGGTTGTGCTAAATAATGTTTTTGAATACTTCCTGAACAAAGAGGAACAAATGAA AGCCTGGATATTTATGTATGAGAACTTAAGGAACAAAGGATGCCTTGTAGTCACCGTACCTAGTTTAAAGGAATCCTTCTGCAAACTCCAG ATAAATATACAACTAAGTCAGTGGGTAGAAGAAATTGAACTGGATACTGATCTCTTCGTAGGACCAGACACTGACCAGGAGGCTCTTAGTGACATTCATTTGTACAGAGTCCTATAG